One Cicer arietinum cultivar CDC Frontier isolate Library 1 chromosome 8, Cicar.CDCFrontier_v2.0, whole genome shotgun sequence DNA segment encodes these proteins:
- the LOC101491104 gene encoding protein LPA3 isoform X1, translating into MVLSITKSTTMFSISPMASKLLNFQSFSLQNHHAFTVPVPSKLPTNPNSAICFSVSGDANASLQSDVPFPLDYSHLLQQAKVAVDLAMKDNKQLMEIEFPTAGLASVPGDGEGGIEMTGSMQLIREFCDIFISSEKTTRTRIFFPEASEVDFARQSVFSGASFKLDYLTKPSFFEDFGFVKKVKMSDRVKEGDELFLVAYPYFNVNEMLVVEELYKEAVLNTDRKLIIFNGELDRIRSGYYPPFFYPKLAGLTKSFLPGMETVYYIHNFKGRNGGVLFRCYPGPWKVLRRVGNSKYVCLHQQDTMPSLKEVALDILPST; encoded by the exons ATGGTGTTATCCATTACTAAGTCTACCACCATGTTCTCTATTTCTCCAATGGCATCCAAG CTTCTCAACTTTCAATCTTTTTCGCTTCAAAATCATCATGCCTTTACTGTTCCTGTTCCTTCAAAGCTACCTACAAATCCAAATTCAGCaatttgtttttctgtttcgGGTGATGCCAATGCTTCTCTTCAATCTGACGTGCCTTTCCCTCTTGATTACTCCCACCTTCTTCAACAA GCTAAAGTTGCAGTGGATTTGGCCATGAAGGATAACAAACAGCTAATG GAGATTGAGTTTCCCACAGCTGGACTTGCATCCGTACCAG GTGATGGAGAAGGTGGAATTGAGATGACAGGAAGCATGCAATTGATTCGTGAATTTTGCGACATCTTCATTTCTTCAGAGAAAACGACTCGAACTAGAATA TTTTTTCCAGAAGCTAGTGAAGTTGACTTTGCAAGACAATCCGTCTTCAGTGGAGCTTCTTTTAAGTTGGACTATCTGACAAAGCCTTCATTTTTTGAAGATTTTGGTTTTGTTAAGAAAGTAAAAATGTCAGACAGAGTGAAGGAAGGAGATGAACTTTTCTTAGTCGCCTACCCGTATTTCAATGTCAATG AAATGCTTGTTGTGGAAGAACTTTACAAAGAAGCTGTCTTGAACACTGATCGGAAACTGATAATTTTCAACGGAGAACTCGACCGTATCAGATCTGGGT ATTATCCACCATTCTTTTATCCAAAGCTTGCTGGACTTACAAAGTCATTTCTACCTGGGATGGAAACTGTGTATTACATTCATAATTTCAAGGGTCGCAATGGAGGAGTCCTTTTCAG GTGCTATCCAGGACCGTGGAAGGTCCTGAGAAGAGTAGGGAATAGTAAATACGTTTGTCTACATCAGCAAGATACTATGCCATCCCTTA
- the LOC101491104 gene encoding uncharacterized protein isoform X2, with product MVLSITKSTTMFSISPMASKLLNFQSFSLQNHHAFTVPVPSKLPTNPNSAICFSVSGDANASLQSDVPFPLDYSHLLQQAKVAVDLAMKDNKQLMEIEFPTAGLASVPGDGEGGIEMTGSMQLIREFCDIFISSEKTTRTRIFFPEASEVDFARQSVFSGASFKLDYLTKPSFFEDFGFVKKVKMSDRVKEGDELFLVAYPYFNVNEMLVVEELYKEAVLNTDRKLIIFNGELDRIRSGFISLNVSRLSTILLSKACWTYKVISTWDGNCVLHS from the exons ATGGTGTTATCCATTACTAAGTCTACCACCATGTTCTCTATTTCTCCAATGGCATCCAAG CTTCTCAACTTTCAATCTTTTTCGCTTCAAAATCATCATGCCTTTACTGTTCCTGTTCCTTCAAAGCTACCTACAAATCCAAATTCAGCaatttgtttttctgtttcgGGTGATGCCAATGCTTCTCTTCAATCTGACGTGCCTTTCCCTCTTGATTACTCCCACCTTCTTCAACAA GCTAAAGTTGCAGTGGATTTGGCCATGAAGGATAACAAACAGCTAATG GAGATTGAGTTTCCCACAGCTGGACTTGCATCCGTACCAG GTGATGGAGAAGGTGGAATTGAGATGACAGGAAGCATGCAATTGATTCGTGAATTTTGCGACATCTTCATTTCTTCAGAGAAAACGACTCGAACTAGAATA TTTTTTCCAGAAGCTAGTGAAGTTGACTTTGCAAGACAATCCGTCTTCAGTGGAGCTTCTTTTAAGTTGGACTATCTGACAAAGCCTTCATTTTTTGAAGATTTTGGTTTTGTTAAGAAAGTAAAAATGTCAGACAGAGTGAAGGAAGGAGATGAACTTTTCTTAGTCGCCTACCCGTATTTCAATGTCAATG AAATGCTTGTTGTGGAAGAACTTTACAAAGAAGCTGTCTTGAACACTGATCGGAAACTGATAATTTTCAACGGAGAACTCGACCGTATCAGATCTGGGT TTATATCCTTGAATGTATCAAGATTATCCACCATTCTTTTATCCAAAGCTTGCTGGACTTACAAAGTCATTTCTACCTGGGATGGAAACTGTGTATTACATTCATAA